The Bacillus sp. Y1 genome includes the window AAATAAGCGAACAATCTGCTTTAACGGACAGACAACTATTACAGTTACAAGAGCTTAGCTGGTTGGAGCAGCAATTTAACCTGATCTTATTAGGTCCGCCTGGAGTAGGTAAAACTTTTTTAGCAGTAGGCTTGGGAATTGAGGCCATTCATAAAGGATTTCAAGTTTACTTTGTGACAATGGGAGAATTAATTCAGTTATTAAAGACACAAGAGTTTACTCATAAGTCGCAAGGACAAATTAAAAGAATTCTATCTTCCGATCTAATTATAATTGATGACTTAATGTATATGGCAATGGATCAGCGAGAAGCTAATTTATTCTTTCAAATGATAAATAACTTATATGAACGAAGTTCAATTATCCTTACTTCTAATAAAAGTCCAGAACAATGGAGTGAATTGATGGGAGACCAAGGTATAACTACTGCCATCTTAGACCGTCTATTACATAGAGTACAGGTCATTCATATGGATGGAGATAGCTATCGTATGAAAAACAGACAAAACATATTTCCAAATTAGCAAAAGTGTAAAATTCAACTTAGCGAAAATTGTAAAATTCTACTTGACGGTTACAACATCGTGTAGAGCTCTATTTCTTCTCCTTCTAATGTATGGATTCGCTTGTGAATATCCTTTAAAATTTCTATTTCAAAGAAGTCTTCCTTCTCATAACCTAGTCGTTTGCGGAGGACATACATCGCCTTCTTATTATAAAAGAGACCTAAGTAATTATAATACACCGTTTGAGTCACTGAGTTCTTTAACATCGTGCCCCTCACCTCTAGCAGGGAAGATGTCACGTTATACTCTTTTGAATGAATGAGTTGTTGATAACTGATAACATATTTTATGAGCTTGACGGTTTCTTCAATTAATATCATATTACCCGTACTTATTGAGAGTAAGGCTTCCTTTCTTTTATCAATAAGTTGCAGGATTTTCTCCATATTTCTTACATTTTCTTCTTTATTCTCATCAGATGACTGGAATAGAGAAGGAAAAAAGACAATTAAATCAATAAAATATTGTAGATTTGAAGCAAATTCAATAGCTGTCTTTGATTCCTTTGAAAAACGAGTAGTTAAACTTCGGAAAATCTTAGCTCCAACTTGCTTTGAATCCTCCATATGGTATTCCTTTAAAAGACTTGTTAGAGATGCCACATAATTCTCATTTTCTAAAACATTGCCCTCCATCTGAGAGATGACATTTACACTATCAATAGATATATAAGTTTTCATTGCAATAATAAAAGCTATAAAAGAGATTACGAGAGACATTATTGTAACAATAAAGACTAGTAAATTAGCCGTGGATTGGAATGGATAAATTTCCACTGAAATAAAAGCAGCAACTGATATAACAATTGCGATAAATACATAATAGTACGGTATACGTATGCTCTTCATATAAATCTCCTCACTTCAATGAGACGGAGGGACAGGTCCATTGTCCCTCCTCGCTAAACTAGATTGGGTCACAGCACCTGTCCCCTTCTTCTTTTCCATGTACATATCTCCATCCGCTTCTTTAATCATAGCATCTAGATCAACACTGGATACTTCTGTTGTATAGGAAGAACCGATACTGCAGAAACTTGTATCTTATGAATATTGATGCTCAGCGGCTGATCCAGTGAGGACTGAATTCGTGTGGATACCCCTAGTAACTCTTTTTGTTCTATATTCCGATAATAAGATTACAAACTCATCTCCACCCAATCGACAGAGTAAACCCGAATCCCTAAGCTCTCCTCTTTTTTCCTTATTACAACCTTTTCCAGTAATTGATCCCCTACATCATGACCATATGAGTCATTTATGTATTTAAACTTATTCATATTCATGAATAATAGCACAATGGATTCGACTTTCGACTCCTTTAGTTGGTCAAACTTCTTCTTTAGCAATAAGCGATTGGCTGCCCCAGTCAATGGATCATGATAGGCTATCTCCTGAAGCTTATCATTTGCCTCTTTTGTTTCCCTCCATAGCCGGAGAGTAATATGAATGAACGTTAAAAGAAAAGCTGCAGAAAATACTCCATACAAAACGAGATATACAAAATCTCCCTTTACGATATTCGGAAATATTTCCTCATGTAAGTAAAAGAAAGAGTAATAGTTTAATATCATCGAGCCCTTAAAAGCTAGTAACACCAATCGATAGCTTTAATAGATCGCACTTAGAGGAAGCCCCAACCACATAAATAAGTAATTGACTAGGTACGGAGAATCATTCAAAAGATAATAAAAATAGATATATGTACAGGTGATCATTGCATACATAATCACTCTTGGGTTTACCTTCTTAACTATCATCATTAACAAAAGAATCCCCACAGTGATGAATAAAAAAGCTGGTGGGAATACACTTGCTAA containing:
- the istB gene encoding IS21-like element helper ATPase IstB yields the protein MNNTVKEIQGYFRQLRLSETSEELPQLLREAEKASWTYLEFLEAITVYELNKREAKSIERRMKWARFPYMKTLNEFKISEQSALTDRQLLQLQELSWLEQQFNLILLGPPGVGKTFLAVGLGIEAIHKGFQVYFVTMGELIQLLKTQEFTHKSQGQIKRILSSDLIIIDDLMYMAMDQREANLFFQMINNLYERSSIILTSNKSPEQWSELMGDQGITTAILDRLLHRVQVIHMDGDSYRMKNRQNIFPN
- a CDS encoding diguanylate cyclase domain-containing protein, with the translated sequence MILNYYSFFYLHEEIFPNIVKGDFVYLVLYGVFSAAFLLTFIHITLRLWRETKEANDKLQEIAYHDPLTGAANRLLLKKKFDQLKESKVESIVLLFMNMNKFKYINDSYGHDVGDQLLEKVVIRKKEESLGIRVYSVDWVEMSL